Proteins encoded within one genomic window of Nonomuraea gerenzanensis:
- a CDS encoding SDR family oxidoreductase, translating into MTGKTVLITGATSGIGAHTARLLLDRGHNVAVTGRDETRLKSFLDETGHPDRLLGIIADAADWRATQAAVTRTVAHFGALHAAVANAGFIPADHPRTIADGDPELWAPMVLTNVLGPALLAHAALPHLEATGGRLVLIGSVAGLKNSPANLYSATKWAVTGMAENLRMYATGRGVGVTLVNPGMTDTAFWQGGVPPFALSPEPVAEAICFALGQPAGVDLNTLTIRPVGQPA; encoded by the coding sequence ATGACCGGCAAGACCGTACTGATCACCGGCGCGACCAGCGGCATCGGCGCCCACACCGCACGGTTGCTCCTCGACCGCGGCCACAACGTCGCCGTCACCGGCCGCGACGAGACCAGGCTCAAGTCCTTCCTCGACGAGACCGGCCACCCCGACCGGCTGCTCGGCATCATCGCCGACGCCGCCGACTGGCGGGCCACCCAAGCCGCCGTGACCCGCACCGTGGCGCACTTCGGCGCCCTGCACGCCGCGGTGGCCAACGCCGGCTTCATCCCCGCCGACCACCCGCGCACCATCGCCGACGGCGACCCGGAGCTGTGGGCGCCCATGGTGCTCACCAACGTCCTGGGCCCCGCTCTGCTGGCCCACGCCGCCCTGCCCCACCTCGAGGCCACGGGCGGGCGGCTGGTGCTCATCGGCAGCGTCGCCGGGCTGAAGAACAGCCCCGCCAACCTCTACTCCGCCACCAAGTGGGCCGTCACCGGCATGGCGGAGAACCTGCGGATGTACGCCACCGGCCGCGGCGTCGGCGTCACCCTCGTCAACCCCGGCATGACCGACACCGCCTTCTGGCAGGGCGGCGTCCCGCCCTTCGCCCTGTCCCCCGAGCCCGTCGCCGAGGCCATCTGCTTCGCCCTGGGCCAGCCGGCCGGCGTCGATCTCAACACCCTGACCATCCGGCCGGTCGGCCAGCCCGCCTGA
- a CDS encoding DUF5685 family protein has protein sequence MFGIVRPCQHVLCKGLYADWMGHLCGLCLALRDEHGHLSRLVTNYDGLLVSVLTEAQTPAPTSRRKAGPCALRGFKGADVVESEGVRLAAAVSLLLAAGKVNDHVADGDGMYARRPLAAGATRLAGRWSSAGTATAATLGLDPTPLTTAAARQALLERIPAQRSPGSGAAPGLRELTGPTEDAVAAAFAHTGVLAGKPHNREALEAAGRGFGRLAHLIDAVEDLADDRASGAYNPLAATGTGLEEARRHCDAAHADLRAAVNALDLPRPALTRALLVRETGNAVSRAFAIAGSQTAAGTHAPGHPPGDPGAPPGRRPPKRDPGGLLSMVCAALTCCTCGLYRPAWDEDREGSCCERFDCSGYECCGNCGNCCSCCSGEDGGCGCDGCSCGCD, from the coding sequence ATGTTCGGCATTGTCCGCCCGTGCCAGCACGTCCTGTGCAAGGGGCTCTACGCGGACTGGATGGGCCACTTGTGCGGACTCTGCTTGGCCCTCCGTGACGAGCACGGACACCTGTCCCGTCTGGTGACCAACTACGACGGCCTGCTCGTGTCCGTCCTGACCGAGGCCCAGACGCCCGCGCCGACGTCGCGCCGGAAGGCGGGCCCGTGCGCGCTGCGCGGCTTCAAGGGCGCCGACGTGGTGGAGTCGGAGGGGGTACGGCTGGCGGCCGCGGTGTCGCTGCTCCTGGCGGCCGGCAAGGTGAACGACCACGTGGCGGACGGCGACGGCATGTACGCCCGCCGCCCCCTGGCCGCCGGCGCCACCCGCCTGGCGGGCCGCTGGTCCTCCGCCGGTACGGCCACGGCCGCCACGCTGGGCCTCGACCCCACCCCGCTGACGACGGCGGCCGCCCGCCAGGCCCTCCTGGAACGCATCCCCGCCCAGAGGTCACCTGGCAGCGGCGCGGCGCCCGGATTACGAGAGTTGACGGGACCCACCGAGGACGCGGTAGCGGCGGCGTTCGCACACACGGGGGTGCTCGCGGGCAAGCCGCACAACCGCGAGGCCCTGGAGGCGGCCGGGCGCGGGTTCGGGAGGCTGGCCCACCTGATCGACGCGGTGGAGGACCTGGCCGACGACCGCGCGTCCGGGGCGTACAACCCGCTGGCCGCCACCGGCACCGGCCTGGAGGAGGCGCGCCGCCACTGCGACGCCGCGCACGCCGACCTGCGCGCCGCCGTGAACGCCCTCGACCTGCCTCGCCCCGCCCTGACCCGCGCCCTGCTGGTACGGGAAACCGGCAACGCCGTCTCCCGAGCCTTCGCCATCGCCGGATCGCAAACCGCCGCAGGAACGCACGCCCCGGGTCACCCGCCCGGCGACCCCGGCGCGCCGCCGGGACGACGGCCGCCGAAGCGGGATCCCGGCGGGCTGCTGTCGATGGTGTGCGCCGCGTTGACCTGCTGCACCTGTGGCCTGTACCGGCCCGCCTGGGACGAGGACCGCGAGGGCTCCTGCTGCGAGCGCTTCGACTGTTCCGGGTACGAGTGCTGCGGCAACTGCGGCAATTGTTGTTCCTGCTGCTCGGGCGAGGACGGCGGTTGCGGTTGCGACGGCTGCAGTTGCGGCTGCGACTGA
- a CDS encoding alpha/beta fold hydrolase, producing the protein MTALRTVTVYGSPVHVLESGTGPAVLMLHGSGPGTTGSGAWATTAQALGTSLHLVAPDQAGFGRTPIPAGSRGGLRLWTEQAAGLMDALGIEHYAVVGHSMGGAVALALAAARPQQVTRVVAVSTMGAPGAPLSAELDAVWAAPAGPLGARDMLSRLVLDQALVTESAVAVRAAAMRAGAAAFASLFPPPRARWADDLALSARTLAGIRAPVLLVHGAEDRVTPLGTAALPLLEHLADVRLHVLGRCGHVPALEHPHDFRRLLSCFLGEVPDG; encoded by the coding sequence GTGACGGCACTCCGGACCGTCACCGTCTACGGCTCCCCCGTCCACGTCCTGGAGAGCGGCACCGGGCCCGCGGTGCTGATGCTGCACGGCTCAGGACCCGGTACGACCGGATCCGGAGCCTGGGCGACGACGGCACAGGCGCTGGGCACGTCCTTGCACCTGGTGGCTCCTGACCAGGCGGGGTTCGGCCGTACACCGATCCCGGCCGGCTCCAGGGGCGGGCTGCGGCTGTGGACGGAGCAGGCCGCGGGCCTGATGGACGCTCTCGGTATCGAGCACTACGCCGTGGTGGGCCACTCCATGGGCGGCGCCGTGGCGCTGGCGTTGGCGGCCGCGCGTCCCCAGCAGGTCACCCGTGTCGTGGCGGTCTCGACGATGGGCGCACCCGGAGCGCCGCTGTCCGCCGAGCTCGACGCGGTCTGGGCCGCCCCCGCCGGCCCGCTCGGGGCACGAGACATGTTGAGTCGCCTCGTCCTCGACCAAGCGCTCGTGACCGAGTCGGCCGTCGCCGTCCGTGCGGCTGCGATGCGAGCGGGTGCGGCCGCGTTCGCGTCGTTGTTCCCTCCGCCTCGGGCACGTTGGGCCGACGACCTCGCCCTCTCTGCGCGAACGCTGGCAGGGATCCGCGCGCCCGTGCTGCTCGTCCACGGCGCCGAGGACCGAGTCACCCCGCTCGGGACGGCGGCCCTGCCCCTGCTCGAGCACCTGGCCGATGTCCGTCTGCACGTGCTCGGCCGATGCGGGCACGTGCCGGCGCTCGAACACCCGCACGACTTCAGGCGACTCCTGTCGTGCTTCCTCGGCGAGGTCCCTGATGGCTGA
- a CDS encoding DJ-1/PfpI family protein: MPRALLLTGDAAEELDTMYPYYRVQEGGWDVDVSSRTMRDVQLVIHEFDPNSDAYVEKNGRKLPVDVPWAEVDVERYDALIIPGGRAPEWIRVDADVRRITEHFFARNLPIALVCHGAQVPAVYGLLKGRKTACFPPITGDMENAGATVIDAPDVVDGNLVSCRGWPDMPQFGRAMMEVFSKSVNSASA, encoded by the coding sequence GTGCCCAGAGCGCTGCTCCTGACCGGCGACGCCGCCGAGGAGCTCGACACCATGTATCCCTACTATCGCGTGCAGGAGGGCGGCTGGGACGTCGACGTCTCGTCACGGACGATGCGTGACGTTCAGCTGGTCATCCACGAGTTCGACCCCAACTCCGACGCCTACGTGGAGAAGAACGGCCGGAAGTTGCCGGTCGACGTGCCCTGGGCCGAGGTCGACGTCGAGCGCTATGACGCCCTCATCATCCCTGGAGGACGCGCCCCCGAGTGGATCCGGGTCGACGCCGACGTCAGGCGCATCACCGAGCACTTCTTCGCGCGCAACCTCCCGATCGCGCTGGTGTGCCACGGCGCGCAGGTGCCGGCTGTGTACGGGTTGCTGAAAGGGCGGAAGACGGCGTGCTTCCCGCCCATCACCGGTGACATGGAGAACGCGGGCGCGACGGTCATCGACGCTCCCGACGTCGTGGACGGCAACCTCGTCTCCTGCCGGGGGTGGCCCGACATGCCGCAATTCGGCAGGGCGATGATGGAGGTCTTCTCGAAGTCCGTCAACTCCGCATCGGCATGA
- a CDS encoding GntR family transcriptional regulator gives MDDEAVIARRREAMTGGTPPGRSRGRLADEVYDTLLGQMMSLRIEPGSRVTIDALARELGVSQTPIRDALNRMEAEGLVVRVPHAGYRIPPQLTRHRFEDMLEVRLLLEPAAARRSAERASSQQVAGMRRMLEDMAELEGGKGPMAYGAFGLRDAAFHDLVALSAENQVIREALARLHTHVHLFRLHRDAQVTHLAMAEHEEVLAAIAARDPDAAAYAMRRHILLSGERFRRLFDEAEAAGGMAEGA, from the coding sequence ATGGACGACGAAGCGGTGATCGCGCGGCGCCGTGAGGCCATGACGGGCGGGACGCCGCCGGGAAGATCTCGCGGCCGGCTTGCCGACGAGGTGTACGACACGCTGCTCGGGCAGATGATGTCGCTACGGATAGAGCCTGGCTCCCGCGTCACGATCGACGCCCTGGCGCGAGAGCTGGGGGTCTCGCAGACGCCGATCCGAGACGCGCTGAACCGTATGGAGGCCGAGGGCCTGGTCGTGCGGGTGCCCCATGCCGGCTATCGCATTCCCCCCCAGCTCACCCGTCACCGATTCGAGGACATGCTCGAGGTCCGCCTGCTCCTCGAGCCGGCGGCGGCGCGCAGATCCGCCGAGCGCGCATCCTCGCAGCAGGTGGCCGGCATGCGGCGAATGCTGGAGGACATGGCGGAGCTGGAGGGGGGCAAGGGCCCCATGGCCTACGGCGCCTTCGGGCTGCGCGACGCCGCTTTTCACGATCTCGTCGCCCTGAGCGCGGAGAACCAGGTCATCCGCGAGGCGCTCGCTCGCCTGCACACGCACGTGCACCTGTTCCGGCTGCACCGCGACGCCCAGGTCACGCACTTGGCCATGGCCGAGCACGAGGAAGTCCTGGCCGCGATCGCCGCGCGCGACCCCGACGCCGCCGCCTACGCCATGCGCCGGCACATCCTGCTGTCCGGCGAGCGGTTCCGGCGATTGTTCGACGAGGCGGAGGCCGCGGGCGGAATGGCGGAAGGGGCTTGA
- a CDS encoding extracellular solute-binding protein, whose amino-acid sequence MRLATAAMLVATTAAACGGQSDSAPKAPATIPELTKDPLTLSFIWFDWPPAHALETFANAEYTKGRPNVTVKVKTVPNANWHDAMFTQFAAHKTDFDIPILDSQHIGEAVTNGNILDITDFVKKNIDVNAYNPYLLAAYGQFPQAETGKRDENASLYGLPLLGDTWTMIYRKDLIGDKPPQTWDEMISAAEKCQADNPGVSGLAFHQANGSDAAAVTYNTVNGVYGGNLWNPKTRKINGVLNDAAGQEAMDVLVNKMKPLTAKGSGNWFIDEVNAAVAQGKACIAFNWIAASGGLLDPKQSTLGTTREQILDKLGFATLPSQKTNLVPLGGMGMHVSAYSPEANQAEALNFMKWFEQADIQKKWAAAGGVPSRTDALESPEFLDAAPFNQVYTDSVPRMRDMWNVPEYARLVDIENTNVNAALNGAKTPKEALDDIAKEQQSVLDASGGKGGGGL is encoded by the coding sequence GTGCGGCTGGCGACGGCGGCCATGTTGGTGGCCACGACCGCGGCGGCTTGCGGCGGCCAGAGCGACAGCGCCCCCAAGGCGCCGGCGACCATCCCGGAGCTCACCAAGGATCCGCTGACCCTCAGCTTCATCTGGTTCGACTGGCCCCCCGCCCACGCGCTGGAGACCTTCGCGAACGCGGAGTACACCAAGGGGCGGCCGAACGTGACCGTCAAGGTCAAGACCGTGCCGAACGCGAACTGGCACGACGCGATGTTCACCCAGTTCGCCGCGCACAAGACCGACTTCGACATCCCGATCCTGGACTCGCAACACATCGGTGAAGCCGTGACGAACGGCAACATCCTGGACATCACCGACTTCGTCAAGAAGAACATCGACGTCAACGCCTACAACCCGTACCTTCTGGCGGCCTACGGCCAGTTCCCCCAGGCGGAGACCGGGAAGCGCGACGAGAACGCCAGCCTGTACGGACTCCCGCTGCTCGGCGACACCTGGACGATGATCTACCGCAAGGACCTGATCGGCGACAAGCCACCACAGACCTGGGACGAGATGATCTCGGCCGCCGAGAAGTGCCAGGCCGACAACCCTGGCGTCAGCGGGCTGGCCTTCCACCAGGCCAACGGCTCCGACGCCGCGGCCGTCACCTACAACACGGTCAACGGCGTCTACGGCGGCAACCTCTGGAACCCCAAGACGCGCAAGATCAACGGCGTTCTCAACGACGCTGCGGGCCAGGAGGCGATGGACGTCCTGGTCAACAAGATGAAGCCGCTGACCGCCAAGGGCTCAGGCAACTGGTTCATCGACGAGGTGAACGCGGCGGTCGCCCAGGGCAAGGCCTGCATCGCGTTCAACTGGATCGCCGCGAGCGGCGGCCTGCTCGACCCGAAGCAGTCGACGCTCGGCACCACGCGGGAGCAGATTCTCGACAAGCTGGGGTTCGCCACCCTGCCGAGTCAGAAGACGAACCTGGTGCCTCTCGGCGGCATGGGGATGCATGTGTCGGCCTATTCCCCCGAGGCGAACCAGGCGGAGGCCCTGAACTTCATGAAGTGGTTCGAGCAGGCTGACATCCAGAAGAAGTGGGCCGCGGCCGGTGGCGTGCCCTCGCGTACGGACGCCCTGGAGTCGCCCGAGTTCCTCGATGCCGCGCCGTTCAACCAGGTGTACACCGATTCGGTTCCGCGGATGCGGGACATGTGGAACGTGCCCGAGTACGCGCGCCTCGTCGACATCGAGAACACCAACGTGAACGCGGCTCTCAACGGCGCGAAGACGCCGAAGGAGGCGCTCGACGACATCGCCAAGGAGCAGCAGAGCGTGCTCGACGCCAGCGGCGGCAAGGGCGGCGGCGGACTGTGA
- a CDS encoding carbohydrate ABC transporter permease produces MSDSAPLTTDHPGQVAAATPPAPGRSRRLSDRGLAVAFTSPALLLLLAMSVFPLLWALYLSFTDYSATRGGPAQFIGLGNYTAILASEQVHLRALTTLIYVLGAVTLQTVLGFAIAYLISRRTHGRGLLTTLFLVPMMLSPVVVGLFWRFMLDAQFGVINSMLGSLGLGQVEWLTGQRTALISLILVDTWQWTPFIMLIALAGLTAVPKYLYEAASIDRASEWFRFRTITLPLVWPLLLIAVLFRAIEAFRLFDLVYILTSGGPGVSTETLSFHVYKVAFLGFNTGTASAYGILMVLVVIVLTQLYLRYLNKLKED; encoded by the coding sequence GTGAGTGACTCCGCCCCCCTGACGACCGACCACCCGGGGCAGGTGGCGGCTGCGACGCCGCCTGCACCGGGCCGGTCCCGCCGCCTGAGCGACCGCGGGCTCGCCGTGGCCTTCACCTCACCCGCGCTGCTGCTGTTGCTCGCGATGTCGGTGTTCCCGTTGCTGTGGGCGTTGTACCTGTCCTTCACCGACTACTCGGCCACCCGCGGGGGGCCGGCCCAGTTCATCGGACTCGGGAACTACACCGCCATCCTGGCTTCGGAGCAGGTCCACCTGAGGGCCTTGACGACGTTGATCTACGTGCTCGGCGCGGTCACCCTGCAGACCGTGCTCGGTTTCGCCATCGCCTACCTGATCTCACGGCGCACGCACGGGCGAGGACTGCTGACCACTCTGTTCCTGGTGCCGATGATGCTGTCGCCGGTCGTGGTGGGGCTGTTCTGGCGATTCATGCTCGACGCGCAATTCGGCGTGATCAACAGCATGCTCGGCTCGCTCGGCCTGGGGCAGGTGGAGTGGCTCACCGGGCAGCGAACGGCACTGATCTCCCTGATCCTGGTCGACACCTGGCAATGGACGCCGTTCATCATGCTCATCGCACTCGCGGGCCTCACCGCGGTTCCCAAGTACCTGTACGAGGCCGCCTCGATCGATCGGGCGTCCGAGTGGTTCCGGTTCCGCACCATCACTCTTCCGCTGGTGTGGCCGCTGCTCCTCATCGCCGTGCTGTTCAGGGCCATCGAGGCCTTCCGGCTGTTCGACCTCGTCTACATCCTCACCAGCGGAGGTCCGGGGGTCTCCACCGAGACGTTGTCGTTCCACGTCTACAAGGTCGCGTTCCTGGGCTTCAACACCGGGACCGCTTCGGCGTACGGGATCTTGATGGTCCTCGTCGTCATCGTCCTTACGCAGCTCTACCTGCGCTACTTGAACAAGCTCAAGGAGGACTGA
- a CDS encoding carbohydrate ABC transporter permease produces the protein MAVSVDEAVSTGPARDRTPPARRFGGRGRSVLEVALLTVLAVVMLFPVLWMIETSIKENRDVYAIPAKFFDFKVTMDHFKDVFAASGGGRSALSVSFLNSFVVAGASTALATVLGVPAAWAYSRFAVKAKKDQLFFILSTRFMPPVVVVIPIFLMYRQVGLIDTKLGLILIYAAFNVPFTIWMMKGFVDEVPAEYEDAAMLDGYTRLQAFWRFTLPLLLPGIAATAVFALIFSWNEFVFAIFLTSSDTVRTAPPAIAGLIGGTTVDWGLVAAASVVFALPVLVFAYLVRRHLIAGVTLGAVRR, from the coding sequence ATGGCAGTCTCCGTCGACGAGGCCGTGTCCACGGGTCCTGCCCGGGATCGCACGCCCCCCGCGCGCCGCTTCGGTGGCCGGGGCCGCTCCGTGCTGGAGGTCGCGCTGCTGACCGTGCTGGCCGTCGTGATGCTCTTTCCGGTGCTGTGGATGATCGAGACGTCCATCAAGGAGAACCGGGACGTCTACGCCATCCCGGCCAAGTTCTTCGACTTCAAGGTCACCATGGACCACTTCAAGGACGTGTTCGCCGCCTCCGGCGGCGGTCGTTCGGCCTTGTCCGTCTCGTTCCTCAACTCCTTCGTGGTCGCCGGGGCCTCCACGGCGCTGGCCACCGTGCTGGGGGTTCCGGCGGCCTGGGCCTACTCGCGCTTCGCCGTGAAGGCCAAGAAGGACCAACTGTTCTTCATCCTGTCCACGCGCTTCATGCCGCCCGTGGTGGTCGTGATCCCGATCTTCCTCATGTACCGCCAAGTCGGGCTCATCGACACCAAGCTCGGCCTGATCCTCATCTACGCCGCGTTCAACGTCCCGTTCACGATCTGGATGATGAAGGGGTTCGTCGACGAGGTGCCCGCGGAGTACGAGGATGCCGCCATGCTCGACGGCTACACCCGCTTGCAGGCGTTCTGGCGATTCACCCTTCCCCTGCTCCTGCCCGGCATCGCCGCGACGGCGGTCTTCGCGCTCATCTTCTCGTGGAACGAGTTCGTGTTCGCCATCTTCCTCACCTCCAGCGACACCGTGCGGACGGCCCCACCTGCCATCGCCGGCCTCATCGGCGGAACCACCGTGGACTGGGGCCTGGTGGCCGCCGCCTCCGTGGTGTTCGCCCTGCCGGTGCTCGTCTTCGCCTACCTGGTGCGAAGGCACCTCATCGCCGGTGTGACGCTCGGGGCGGTGCGACGCTGA
- a CDS encoding ABC transporter ATP-binding protein yields the protein MAAIEVTALHKRYPDGTVAVDHVDLSIRDGELFVMLGPSGCGKTTTLRAIAGLERQTTGDIRIGDTLVNDLPPAERDIAMVFQFYALYPHLRTRDNLAFPLRAEGLPKAEVRERVEEAARLMRLGPLLDRRPRRLSGGEQQRVALARALVRRPRAFLMDEPLTNLDAELRADMRTEIKHLQGELGTTMVYVTHDQVEAMSLGHRIAILNKGRVEQIGTPLEVYDRPASLFCAAFIGSPPMNLIEVEVADGKLRGQGGLVIAPPPGLPRDRRLVAGVRPEALEVTEPGAERSVPARVVSAEWLGDEIIYVVDHGGRRDVRVRMPPTVRFAADAPVGLRHTGQTPAVYDVSTEELVA from the coding sequence ATGGCGGCCATCGAGGTGACCGCCCTGCACAAGCGCTACCCGGACGGGACGGTCGCAGTCGATCACGTGGACCTGTCCATCCGCGACGGCGAGCTGTTCGTGATGCTCGGCCCGTCGGGCTGCGGCAAGACGACCACGCTGCGGGCCATAGCCGGCCTGGAGAGGCAGACGACGGGCGACATCCGCATCGGCGACACGCTGGTCAACGACCTGCCGCCCGCCGAGCGCGACATCGCCATGGTGTTCCAGTTCTACGCCCTCTACCCGCATCTGAGAACCCGCGACAACCTGGCCTTCCCCCTGCGGGCCGAAGGACTGCCCAAGGCGGAGGTGCGCGAGCGGGTCGAGGAGGCCGCCCGGCTGATGCGGCTCGGTCCGCTCCTGGACCGGCGGCCGCGCCGGCTGTCCGGCGGTGAGCAGCAGCGCGTCGCGCTTGCTCGTGCCCTGGTGCGACGACCGCGCGCCTTCCTCATGGACGAACCTCTCACCAACCTGGACGCGGAGCTGAGGGCGGACATGCGCACGGAGATCAAGCACCTGCAAGGGGAGCTGGGGACGACGATGGTCTACGTCACCCACGACCAGGTCGAGGCGATGTCGCTCGGTCACAGGATCGCCATCCTCAACAAGGGCCGCGTCGAGCAGATCGGCACGCCGCTGGAGGTCTACGACCGTCCTGCGAGTCTCTTCTGCGCCGCGTTCATCGGCTCCCCGCCGATGAACCTGATCGAGGTGGAGGTGGCCGACGGGAAGCTGCGCGGTCAGGGCGGGCTGGTCATCGCGCCACCGCCGGGACTGCCGCGCGACCGTCGCCTGGTCGCGGGCGTCCGGCCGGAGGCGCTGGAAGTCACGGAACCAGGGGCGGAACGTTCGGTCCCGGCCCGCGTGGTCTCGGCGGAGTGGCTGGGCGACGAGATCATCTACGTGGTCGACCACGGCGGCCGGCGGGACGTACGGGTTCGGATGCCACCGACTGTCCGTTTCGCCGCTGACGCACCGGTCGGGCTGCGGCACACCGGCCAGACCCCGGCCGTCTACGACGTGAGCACGGAAGAGCTGGTGGCCTGA
- a CDS encoding ABC transporter ATP-binding protein, with product MGTVAAHGLRKSFGKVQALDGVTLDVPDGSFFVVLGPSGAGKTTTLRAIAGLEKLDAGSVQLDGRDATGDAPAARDLAMVFQNYALYPRHTAYENIASPLRARRCSASEIAAAVEQISSLLHIERLLQRRPAQLSGGEMQRVALARALVRRPRAFLMDEPLTNLDLKLRVEMRTELTRIHRSLGATFVYVTNDQVEALSMADQVAVLKEGKVQQVGTPTEVYERPANQWVAGFVGSPPISLLPCHAEGDRLVGAEGWTLPRPRWTTAEDGRPLLLGLRAEDLSVEQRGDASLPGELYGLEPLGDRTVVDVRVGTEILKVKARATVTGTPGERLLVTVDLDRAHLFDAGTGLALSEAGR from the coding sequence ATGGGAACCGTGGCAGCGCACGGGCTGCGCAAGTCCTTCGGCAAGGTCCAGGCCCTGGACGGGGTGACGCTGGACGTGCCGGACGGATCGTTCTTCGTCGTGCTCGGACCCTCCGGGGCAGGCAAGACGACGACCCTGCGAGCGATCGCCGGCCTTGAGAAGCTTGACGCCGGGTCGGTGCAGCTGGACGGGAGGGACGCGACCGGTGACGCCCCGGCCGCACGCGACCTGGCCATGGTCTTCCAGAACTACGCCCTCTACCCGCGACACACGGCGTACGAGAACATCGCTTCGCCGCTGCGGGCACGCCGCTGTTCCGCGAGCGAGATCGCCGCTGCCGTCGAGCAGATCTCAAGCCTGCTGCACATCGAACGTCTGCTGCAGCGTCGTCCGGCGCAGTTGTCGGGCGGTGAGATGCAGCGTGTCGCGCTGGCCCGGGCGCTGGTACGTCGCCCACGCGCGTTTCTCATGGACGAGCCGCTGACGAACCTCGATCTCAAGCTCCGCGTCGAGATGCGCACCGAGCTCACCCGCATCCACCGCAGCCTCGGAGCGACCTTCGTCTACGTGACCAACGACCAGGTCGAGGCCCTGTCCATGGCCGACCAGGTCGCGGTACTCAAGGAGGGGAAGGTGCAACAGGTCGGAACGCCGACCGAGGTGTACGAGCGTCCAGCCAACCAGTGGGTCGCGGGATTCGTCGGGAGCCCGCCGATCAGCCTGCTCCCCTGCCACGCCGAGGGAGATCGTCTGGTCGGGGCGGAGGGCTGGACGCTGCCGCGGCCCCGCTGGACCACGGCTGAGGACGGTCGTCCGCTGCTGCTGGGCCTGCGCGCGGAGGACCTGTCCGTGGAGCAGCGTGGGGACGCGTCGTTGCCGGGTGAGCTCTACGGCCTTGAGCCGCTCGGTGACCGAACGGTGGTCGACGTCCGAGTGGGGACGGAGATCCTCAAGGTCAAGGCACGAGCCACCGTCACCGGTACGCCGGGCGAGCGGCTGCTTGTCACGGTCGACCTGGACCGTGCGCACCTGTTCGATGCGGGCACCGGGCTGGCGCTGTCCGAAGCCGGGAGGTGA